In the genome of Paenarthrobacter ureafaciens, the window CCCGACGCTCCTTCCACGGCGGAGCCGCGGACGGGCCTTTCCATGGGGGAGCACCAGGCCCTGACCACCGCCCAGTGGAAGATCTCCCGTGAAGCGCAGGACGAACTGGCCTTCAACAGCCACCGCAACCTGGCAGCGGCCTACGAACGCGGCTTCTTCGACGACCTCATCACCCCGTACCGGGGACTCAGCCGCGATTCCAACCTGCGCCCTGACACCAGCCTCGACAAGCTCGCGTCCCTAAAGACCGTCTTCGGGAAAAACCTCGGCTCCGAAGCCACCATGACCGCCGGCAACTCCACGCCGCTGACCGACGGTGCCTCCACCGTGCTGCTGGCCAGCGAAGAATGGGCGGACAACCATGGTCTCCCCAAGCTCGCCACCGTGCTCGACGGCGAGGCTGCCGCCGTCGACTTCGTCCACGGCAAGGACGGCCTGCTCATGGCGCCGGTGTTCGCCGTCCCGCGGCTCCTGGCCCGCCATGGCCTGACCTTCGAAGACATCGACTTCTTCGAAATTCACGAGGCCTTCGCCGGCACGGTCCTCAGCACACTCGCAGCTTGGGAGGATGAGGACTTCTGCAAGACGCGCCTCGGCCTCGAGGGCGCGCTTGGCAAGGTGGACCGGGCGAAACTCAACGTCAACGGTTCGTCATTGGCCGCAGGTCACCCGTTCGCCGCGACGGGCGGCCGGATCGTGGCCTCCTTGGCCAAGCAACTGCACGGGACCGGCAAGGTTGACGGCAGGCCGGCCCGCGGACTGATTTCCGTCTGCGCGGCCGGCGGCCAGGGTGTCGTCGCTATTTTGGAAGCAGCGTAGGGGGAACCGTGACGGACAAATACACTCAGCTCGTCAACAGCGGCATCGGCCGGGATGTCGCCAAGCGGCTCGGCCTGCCCCAGCCGGCCATCCTGCGCCGGTACCACCCTGGAGATCCGCTCATCACCGGACCCGTGCTGGTCAACGGCGACAGTGTAGGCGCCGACGACCTCGCCACCACGCTCCTGGGGTGGGGGCTGGATGTGCGGCGAAACGCGCTTCCCAAGGAAAAGCTGGGAGCCATCATCGTCGTCCTTGATGCAGTGCAACACCCCGAGGACCTGGGCAAGCCGGTGCTGAGCGTCGGAACGTCGTTGCGGGACCTGGCTCCGAACGGCCGCGTCATCACTGTCTCCCGGACTCCGCGGACGGCGCCCACGCCGGCCTCTTCCGCCGCCCGCCAGGGAATCGATGGCTTCCTACGCTCCCTGGCAAAGGAACTGCGGAACGGCGCCACGGCCAACGGCATTCTGCTGGGCGAAGAGCTGGCTACCACCAGCCCGTCAGCGTTGGGCGCCGTACGGTTCTTTCTCTCCGGACGTTCCGCCTACGTCGACGGGCAGTTCCTCACGGTTTCTTCGCCGGCCGGAAAGCTGCCAAGCAGCATGGATAAGCCGCTGGCGGGCAAGGTCGCGGTGGTTACAGGCGCGGCACGGGGGATCGGGGCGGCCATCGCTGCAACGCTGCACCGTGACGGCGCCACGGTAGTCGCTGTGGACATCCCCGTCGCGGGCGACCACTTGGCGGCTGTGGCCAACGGAATCCACGGCACTGCCCTGCAGCTGGACATCAGCCGAAGCGATGCCGGCCAACGCATCATCGAGCACGCCGTCGAACGCCACGGGAAGCTGGACATCGTGGTGCACAACGCGGGCATCACCCGCGACCGGCTGCTGGCGAACATGGACCCGGGGCGTTGGCAATCGGTCATCAACGTGAACATCGCCGCACAGTTGAAGATCAACGAGGCACTGCTTGCCTCCGACCACTTCAAGGACTCACCCCGCATCATCTCCGTTTCTTCGACCAGCGGCATCGCCGGCAACAGGGGCCAGACCAACTACGGCGCCTCCAAGGGCGGCGTCATCGGTATGGTCAGGGCCACAGCGCCCTTGATGGAACCTTTCGGTGGCACCATCAATGCCGTGGCTCCCGGATTCATCGAAACCGAGATGACTGCACGGATGCCGATGGCAGTACGCGAAGCCGCCCGCCGGCTGAACTCCCTGAAGCAGGGCGGCAAACCGCAGGATGTTGCCGAAGCCATAGCATTCCTCGCCAGCGATTCAGCCGGCGGTGTCTCCGGGGAAGTACTGCGCGTCTGCGGGCAGCAGCTGGTGGGCGCATGATCCAGACGCAGCCCATCATCCTTGGCGATCTTCCGTCGCTGTCCAAGTTGTATGTCAACGCCGCTGCGACAGCAGCCCGCCGGCGCGTCCTGGGATCAATGCCCGAAGGGAAGCTCCCTGAAGTCAGCCACGAAGTGCGGGCAGTCGTGCCCGACGTCGCAAACCTCACGGCGTACCAGCACCTGATAGGGGAGACGGCCAGCGACGTCCTCCCCGCCGGGTTTGTCCATGCCCTGGCGTTCCCGGTGGCCATGAGCGTGATGAACCGGGAAGATTTTCCCCTTCCGCTGCTGGGCATGATCCATGTGCGGAACCGGATCGAGCAGTTGAGCCCCATCCATTTCCAGGACGCACTGGACATCCGCGCCTGGACGGAAAACCTGTCCGGTCACCGGGTGGGGACGCAGGTGGACGTCGTTGCCGAAGTCCGCTCCAGCGGGTCGGGCTCCTTGCTGTGGCGGGGCGTTTCCACCTACCTGTCCAAGGGAGTCTTCCTGCCGGGAATCGACAAGCCGGGCAGTCCCAACGGCGCTGCCAAGCCGGATTTCTCTCCGCCGTTCCCCACCGCGCTGTGGCAGCTCGGCGTGGACACCGGCCGCAATTACGCAGCCGTTTCCGGCGATTTCAACCCGATTCATCTCAGCACACTGTCAGCCAAAGCCCTGGGCCTTCGCGGTTCGATTGCCCATGGCATGTATCTGGCATCGCGTGCGTTGGCAGACGTGGGTTCCGTGAAAGCAGAGGCGTTTGTGTGGGAGGTGGCCTTCGAGGCACCCGTCTTCCTGCCCGGCCGCGTGGCGCTGGACATCTCCACTGTGCAGACCGAAACAGGGGCGTGGCAGCGTTCGGACTATGTGGCGTGGAATCCGCGCAGCGGGCGCCGGCACTTTACCGGTTCCGTGGCTGCCCTCAACTGACGCAGGAACATACGACGGCGGCAATCACCACGGGTGCTTGCCGCCGCCACCGGCCACCATGGCTGCCGCAGGGGATCAGGAACAAAGAAGGCCCGGAATCCGTGGATTCCGGGCCTTGCCTTGGTGCGCGGAGGGGGACTTGAACCCCCACCCCCTTTCGAGGACTAGCACCTCAAGCTAGCGCGTCTGCCATTCCGCCACCCGCGCAGGTGGTATTTCAGAGGGAGTTTCCGCGTTTGACGCTTCTCTCTGCTCCGAAGCAGCGAGAAAAACTCTAACACGGTTTCAAGGAACTAAAAAATCCGGGAGAAGGCTAAAACCGCCGGGCGTTCCTTTGCTACCCGGACGGACTTTTCCGGTCCCGGTTCACGGCTCCGGTGAGTAGGCTGAGGTAGGGGACGCAGCAGCAGCGGAACCCGCACTGCCTGTCCGCCTCACCTGCAAGCCCAGCCACGCAAGGAGAATATCCATGTCTGTCATCCGCCCCGAAGACGAAGTTGTCCGGATTTGCCAGGAGCTCATTCGCATCGATTCGTCCAACTTCGGAGATGGCAGTGGTCCGGGTGAGCGGGCCGCCGCCGAATACACGGCAGCGCTCATCAGCGACGTCGGACTGGATGTTGAAATCTTCGAGTCCGCTCCGGGCCGCGCCAACGTAGTGACCCGCATGGCCGGCGAAGATCCCTCAGCTGACGCGTTGGTCGTCCACGGTCACCTGGACGTGGTGCCGGCCATGAAAGAGCAGTGGACCGTGGATCCATTCAGCGGCGAGCTGAAGGACGGCCTCATCTGGGGCCGCGGCGCGGTGGACATGAAGGATATGGATGCCATGATCCTTTCGGTCCTGCGTGATTTCGCCCGAACCGGCCGCAAACCGAAGCGTGACATCATCTTCGCCTTCTTCGCCGACGAGGAGGCCGGCGGCACCTACGGCGCGCGCTACGCCGTCGAACATCGTCGCGAACTCTTCGACGGCGCCACCGAAGCCATTTCCGAAGTCGGCGGATTCTCCGCCACCATTGGCGGGCAGCGCACCTATCTCCTGCAGACCGCGGAAAAGGGACTGTCCTGGTTGCGCCTTGTGGCCCATGGCCGGGCAGGCCACGGCTCGCAGATCAACACCGACAACGCTGTCACCCGGCTGGCGGCCGCCGTCACCCGGATTGGCGAGTACCAGTGGCCCATCGAGTTGACGCCCACCACCAAGCAGTTCCTGGACGGTGTTACCGAACTGACCGGCGTCGAGTTCGACCCGGACAACCCCGACATCCTGCTCAAGGAACTCGGAACCGTTGCGCGTTTTGTCGGCGCGACGCTGCAGAACACCTCGAACCCCACACTGCTGCGGTCCGGCTACAAGCACAACGTCATCCCCGAGTCCGCTGAGGCCTTCATTGATTGCCGGACACTGCCGGGCCAGCAGGAAAAGGTTTTCGACATCATCAGGGAGCTCGCCGGCGACGGGATCGAGATCAGCTACGACAACAAGGACATCTCCCTTGAGGTTCCGTTCGCGGGCAACCTGGTGGATTCGATGATCGATGCCCTCCACTCCGAAGATCCCGGAGCGAAGGTCCTGCCCTACACCCTCTCGGGCGGGACGGATAACAAGTCGCTCAGCAAGATCGGGATCACGGGGTACGGCTTTGCGCCCCTGATGCTCCCCGACGAGCTGGACTTCACGGGCATGTTCCATGGGGTGGATGAACGCGTTCCCGCGGACTCCCTCAAGTTCGGTGCACGGGTCCTCAACCGTCTCCTCACCAACTACTAGGCACCGTGAAGCACGCGCAGACAGGGGAGACAGGCATGGCACCGGAAGACATCCTTCCTGAGGAACTGCTGGAGCTGCTGAGGAGCCGCGCGGCCGGCTACGACCAGGAGAACCGATTCTTCCACGAAGACCTCCAGGACCTCGCCGACGCCGGCTACCTGAAAGTCTTTGTTCCCGAGGCCGACGGCGGCAGGGGACTGGGCCTCGAAGCGGTGGCGGAGCTTCAGCGCCGGCTCGCAACGGCGGCCCCGGCCACGGCGCTGGCGGTGAACATGCACCTGGTGTGGACCGGCGTCGCGCATGCCATGTCCGCACGCGGCGACGATTCGCTGGACTTCGTCCTGAAGGACGCCGGGCAGGGCGAGATCTTTGCCTTCGGGATTTCGGAGGCCGGCAACGACTCCATGCTGTTCGACTCCGGTACCGTGGCGAGGCCGTTGCCTGATGGCAGCTACAGCTTCACCGGGCGGAAGATTTTCACCAGCCTGTCACGCGGCTGGACCCGGCTGGGGACGTTCGGCAAAGATGCGGACGCACGCAACGGGGAGGGCGAGCTGGTCTTCGGTTTCCTCCGCCGCGACGAGCCCGGGCATGAAACCTTGGACGACTGGAACACCCTGGGCATGCGTGCCAGCGCGTCCAACACGACGTTGCTCACCGACGCGGTGATCCCGGCAGAGAGGATCTTCCGCAAGCTTCCCGTCGGGCCGAATAAAGACCTGCTGATCTTCGCCATCTTTGCGTGCTTCGAAACGCTGCTGGCTGCCGTCTACACCGGACTGGCCGAGCGCGCCTTCGCCCTGGCCGTTGATAACGTGAAGCGCCGTGTCTCGGCGAAGTACGGTGGACGCAGCTTCGCCCAGGACCCGGATATCCGGTGGAAGATTGCCGACGCTGCCATGGCGATGGACGGGATGCTGCCCCAGTTGTCCGCCATCACGCGGGACGTGGACCGGATGGTGGACCACGGTCCGCAATGGTTTCCCAAGCTTGTTGGCCTGAAGTCCCGGGCCACGGAAAACGCCCGCTACGTGGTGGACCTGGCCATCAGGGTCTCGGGTGGTTCAAGCTACTTCCGCGGCTCCGAACTTGAACGGCTTTACCGCGACGTCCTGGCCGGGATCTTCCACCCGTCCAATGACGAGTCGGCGCATAACACGGTGGCCAGCGCGTGGCTGGGCCCCTTGGAGGCCTGAGCCGGGCAGCTACACCGTCCGTTGAACGGAGTAAACCTTGCGGCGCAGCCAGAAGCGCCTGCTTCCGCCCATGTAGAGGCGGCTGCGTTCCAATTCCCACTTGCCGTACTCAGAGTGTTCCGCGAGCCGGCGGCGGGCCTCGGGCAAGGAATCCTCAGGACCTATCGTCAGTACGAGGTATTCGTACTGACGTGCATAGTCACGTTGGCGCTCTACGGAGACGCCCCTAAATTGTTCCTTCATCCCTCTCCATTTTGGTCCTTTTCCGGCTAACGTGAAGTCATGACCATCGATCCGCGTGTCGCATTGCAGTCATTGACCGCCGCCCTTGAGGAACATCTGGCGGCGGCTTCCGCCCGTCGCGGGGAAGGTGATCCCACCGTCGAGGCCGCATTCTTCGCCGTCGCCGACGCCTTCGAAGTGTACGAGGATGCGCTGTACGAGGCCTATTCCGAGGTTACTCCCCTCCAGGTCTTCGACGATGATGAAGAGGACGACGACGAAGTCCTCGATGAAGACCTGGAGAGTCTGGAAGAGTAACTCAGTTTCCACAACGGCCACCCCAAAGGGTGGCCGTTTTTGTGCTGTCCATCAGCCGCTTTGTACCGGCGGGAGCCTGAAAACGGGCGCAAACCGGCTTCGAATACCAAGTGTCCCACCGCACCGTACTGAGTACCGCAGGGGTGTACCCGCGAGTAGGCCCTGAGGGAAAACTGAGCAAAGTTGAGTACTGACTACTGGTGCGCCCCCGACACCGCGTGGCTTCACTGGGTGGTAGGCAATTGGCAGAGTTTGCGAAGAAGGCTTCCATGGTACGAGTTCCAGTCTTGCGTCAAAGCAAGGGAGCACTACGCCGCACCGTGGATGCCCACCACGGTGGAAGAGCTTTCGCCGAACAGTCTGTTGCCGACCACGTCAATCCGCCGGCGTCTCCCTGGATTGGCGGGTCCGTTGCTGCACAGCGGACCGAAAAGGCGGGGCTGGCGGCGCCGAGGTCGGATGTCACCCCTGACCTCGTCCCGCCAGTCACCCACCGGATGACCATAGGCGAAGCTCCACCCCGTGACCGTGGTTCGTGGACCCGGATGCTGGTCAACACCCTTCGTTTCGCCGACAGCACGCTGGTATCCGCAGCGGTCTTTGCCGGTTACCTCATCAACACCGACCGACTCGCTCTCACCGCTGCAGGCCAGGGAAGCACCCGTCAAACTGTCCTGGCCCTGGTGATTGCCTTGGCGTGGATAGGGGCCCTTGAGGCCTACCGCACCCGGGACCCCAAGGTGCTGGGGATCGGCGCCGAAGAGTACAAACGCGTCATCTCCGCGAGCCTCAGGGTCTTCGGTTTCCTGGCCGTGGCGGCACTGGTGCTCAGAATCGAATCCGCGAGCACGTTCGTTCTCGTTTCCCTGCCCCTGGGCGTCACCATGCTGTCGTTGAGCCGGTGGGCGTTCCGGCGCTGGCTGGGACGCCAAAAGGCGAGGGGCCTTTGCCTGTCCCGCGCCGTCGTCGTCGGCGAACCGGAGGACGTGCGGTATGTCATCAAGCAGATCAACCGAAGGTCCTGTGCGCCCTATGACATAGTTGGCGCGTGCCTTCCGGGAGCGCGTCGCGGGGCATCGCTGGTAGTGGACGCAGTGCGGGTGCCGGTCCTTTCCTCCATCTATGGCGTCGCGCACACCGTCCACCAGACCGGGGCAAATGCGGTCATCGTGGCAGGACCGGTGCCGGGCGGGAACCAGTTCATCCGGGAACTCGGCTGGCGGCTCGAAGAAGATGCCGCCGAACTGGTCCTCGCGGCCACCCTGACCAACGTGGCCGGCCCAAGGATCCACTGGCGCCCGGTGGAAGGCCTACCGCTGATGCACGTGGATATCCCGCACTATTCGGGGGGCAAGCACACCCTGAAGCGGCTCATGGATATTTGCATCGCCACGATGGCGCTCCTGGCGCTGGCACCGTTGCTTCTGGTCCTGGCGATGATCGTGAAAGCGGACAGCGCCGGCCCCGTGCTGTTCCGGCAGGAGCGGATCGGCAAGCGCGGCACAACCTTCAAGATGCTCAAGTTCCGTTCCATGGTGGTCAATGCCGAGGAACGGCTGGCTGAGCTCACCGCGCAGGACGAAGGGGCCGGGGTGCTGTTCAAACTCCGGAACGACCCCCGCATCACCAAGTGCGGGCGGTGGATGCGCAAGTACTCCCTGGATGAATTGCCGCAGTTCTGGAACGTCCTCACCGGTTCCATGAGCCTCGTAGGCCCGCGCCCGCCCCTGCTCCGCGAAGTGGACGGCTACGAACAACACACCCACCGCAGGCTGCTGATCAAGCCCGGCATCACAGGCTTATGGCAAATCAACGGCCGGTCCGACCTCCCCTGGGAAGAGGCGGTCCGTCTGGACCTCTACTACGTGGAGAACTGGTCCATCGCGGGCGACCTGATCATCATGTGGCGGACCTTCCGGGCGATGATGCAACCGTCCGGGGCCTACTGACACCTCCCTATCCGAGTCACCATCACAGAATCCGAGTGGAAAATGAGCATGAGAACCATTCCCTCAGGCCACCTGAACGGCCGCGCCCTGCTGCCCAAGCTGCGGATCGCCGTCGTCGGAGCGGGCTACTGGGGACCCAATCTGGCCCGGAACCTCAAAGCCAGCCCGGACTGGGAACTCGTGGCGATCTGCGACCTGGACGTCGACCGGGGCCTGCGGCTGGCCGAGACGGTAGGCGGCGTGGCCGTCGTCGAATCCTTGGACGAACTGCTGGACACTTACAACCTCGACGCCGTTGCCGTGGCGACACCGGCGCACACCCATCACGGCGTAGTGATGACGGCGCTGCGTGCGGGAAAGCATGTCCTGGTGGAGAAGCCGCTCGCTGACAGCCGCAGCAAGGGCCTGGAAATGGTGGAAGAAGCCAGGTCCCGCGGGCTGGTGCTCATGGCGGACCACACGTATTGCTTCACCCCGGCGGTCCTGAAGATCCAGGAGCTCGTCTCCAGCGGGGCCTTGGGGGACATCCTCTACGTGGACTCCGTACGGATCAATTTGGGCCTGGTGCAACCTGATGTGAACGTTTTTTGGGACCTGGCCCCGCATGATCTCTCCATCCTGGACTTTGTCCTGCCCGGCGGACTGCACCCCACGGAAATATCGGCCCACGGCGCAGACCCCCTCGGAACCGGCAGGGACTGCGTGGGACACCTGACCTTCGGCCTACCCAACGATGCGATGGTGCACATCCACGTGAACTGGCTCAGCCCCACCAAGATCCGCCAGATGATCATCGGCGGCTCCAAGCGGACACTGGTATGGGACGACTTGAACCCGCAGCAGCGGATCAGCGTTTACGATCGCGGGGTCAGCCTGGAACACCAGCCCCGCTCCACCGCGGACAAGAAGGCGAGCGCCATCTCCTACCGGCTGGGAGACACCTGGTCCCCGGCGCTGCAGGAACGTGAACCGCTCACCCAAGTGGTCGCTGAACTTGCCGCGTCCATCCGCAACCGGACAACACCACGCACCAGCGGCGAATCGGGGCTCAGGGTGCTGTCCGTGCTCGAAGCGGTAACCCGCAGCCTCGGCACCGACGGTCAGTCCGCCGTCGTGGCAGGTAACGACGCTTCCTTGCAGGTTTCCCAATGAATGCCCTGCTCGGCGCTACGGCGCTGGTGACCGGGGGAGCCGGGACCATCGGCTCCACCTTGGTGGACCAGTTGCTCGACGCCGGTGCGGCGCACGTGGACGTCCTCGACAACCTGGTTCGCGGGCGCCGGGCAAACCTTGACGACGCACTCGCCTCGGGCCGGGTCAGGCTGGTCGAGGGGGACTTGCGTGACCGGGATTTGGTGCATGATCTGACCAAGGATAAGGACGTGGTCTTCCATCAGGCCGCCATCCGCATCACCCAGTGCGCAGAGGAACCCCGGCTTGCGCTCGAAGTCCTGGTGGACGGCAGCTTCAACGTCTTCGAAGCCGCTGCCGAGCACAACGTGGGAAAGCTCATCGCCGCCTCAAGCGCTTCCGTGTACGGGATGGCCGAGGAATTCCCCACCCCCGAAAGGCACCACCACCACAACAACGACACCTTTTACGGAGCGGCGAAGTCCTTCAACGAAGGGATGGCACGCAGCTTCCGGGCGATGTCCGGCCTGGATTACGTGTTGTTGCGCTACTTCAACGTCTACGGGCCCAGGATGGACGTCCACGGCCTGTACACCGAGGTGCTGGTCCGTTGGATGGAACGGATTGTGGACGGTATGCCGCCGCTCATCTTCGGCAGCGGTCAACAGACCATGGACTTCATCCACACGGCAGACGTAGCGCGGGCAAACGTCCTGGCAGCGGCGAGTGACGTCACCGAAGGGGTCTACAACGTGGCCAGCGGGACGGAGACGAGCCTGGCCGAACTGGCCCGGACGTTGCTGCGGGTCATGGAGTCGCCCCTTCATGTGGAGCACGGCCCCGATCGGGCGGTCAACGGCGTGGTCCGCCGGTTGGCAGATGTCACGACGGCGCGCCGGGACCTTGGTTTCGAGGCCGCGGTCGGGTTGGAGGACGGGCTGCGGTCCCTGGTCCAATGGTGGCGGCCCCTGCGCGAAGAGATCGCCGCGGCCCGGCACGTTGCTCGCCCCGACGCCGCACAGGCGGTGGCCCCATGACCACTTCCGGTGTTGAGGCGGCGGTGGCACGCATCGATGTGATGAAACCGTGGCTCGGCGAAGAAGAAGCCCGGGCCGTCGCGGAAGTCATCGCCTCCGGATGGGTGGCACAAGGCCCCAAGGTGCGGGAGTTCGAAGAAGCGTTCGCCGGGGAACAGCATGTTGCGTGCGCGGTTGCGGTCTCAAGCTGCACTTCGGCGCTGCATCTTGCGCTCGCCGTAGCCGGGGTGGGACCGGGCCAGGACGTGGTGGTTCCCTCTTTCTCCTTCATCGCCACGGCCAACGCGCCGACGTACGTGGGCGCGCGTCCGGTGTTCGCCGACGTCGACCGCGTGACCGGTTGCGTGACGGCCGGGACAGTCGCCGCCGCCCTGACCCCGGACACCCGGGCGGTCATCGCCGTGGACCAAGGCGGCGTTCCCGTGGACCTGGACCCCATCCGGGCGTTGTGCGACCCGCTGGGTATCACGGTGATCGAGGACGCGGCCTGCGCCATCGGCTCCCGGTACCGCGGGAGGCCGCTGGGGGCCGGAGCGGAGCTGGCTGCGTGGTCGTTCCATCCGCGCAAGATCCTGACCACGGGGGAAGGTGGCATGCTCTCCACCCCGAACGAAGAACTCGCCGGGCGGGCGCGGCGGCTGCGCGAACATGCCATGAGCGTCTCCGCGGCTGAACGGCACGCGAGCCTCCTCGCACCAGCGGAGGAGTACCTCGAGATCGGTTACAACTACCGCATGACCGACCTCCAGGCCGCCGTCGGGCTGGTCCAGCTGGGGCGCCTGCACGCTGCGGTAGCCCGCCGTCGTCATCTTGCGGCGAACTACGCCGATGCGTTTGCCGACGTGGAGGGACTGAGGCTGGTGGGCGACCCCGGTTACGGCACCGGTAACTACCAGTCATGCTGGCTGGAGGTCGGCGAAGCCTTCCCGCTGGGCCGCGATGGCCTGATGGCGCGCCTGGCAGGTGACGGGATCTCTGCCCGCCGCGGCATCATGGCGGCCCACCGGCAGCCCGCCTACTCCGCCCGGGACACCGGCAGCGCCACCTTGGAGGCCACGGAATGGCTGACCGACCACACGCTGATCCTCCCGCTCTACCACCAGCTGACCCTGGGCGACCAGTTGCGGGTTATCGATTCAATCCTCAGGGCAGCGGGGCGGGGACGATGAGCGAGCTCCTCCTCATCGCCGCGAGC includes:
- a CDS encoding DegT/DnrJ/EryC1/StrS family aminotransferase, encoding MTTSGVEAAVARIDVMKPWLGEEEARAVAEVIASGWVAQGPKVREFEEAFAGEQHVACAVAVSSCTSALHLALAVAGVGPGQDVVVPSFSFIATANAPTYVGARPVFADVDRVTGCVTAGTVAAALTPDTRAVIAVDQGGVPVDLDPIRALCDPLGITVIEDAACAIGSRYRGRPLGAGAELAAWSFHPRKILTTGEGGMLSTPNEELAGRARRLREHAMSVSAAERHASLLAPAEEYLEIGYNYRMTDLQAAVGLVQLGRLHAAVARRRHLAANYADAFADVEGLRLVGDPGYGTGNYQSCWLEVGEAFPLGRDGLMARLAGDGISARRGIMAAHRQPAYSARDTGSATLEATEWLTDHTLILPLYHQLTLGDQLRVIDSILRAAGRGR